A genomic stretch from Primulina huaijiensis isolate GDHJ02 chromosome 14, ASM1229523v2, whole genome shotgun sequence includes:
- the LOC140956654 gene encoding uncharacterized protein: MSTGVDQEEKSMKISAFDDQISNFQLQKWWKSLKKKSTLTATALLVFFFLLLLSGLVFSGWLDLARYAGFSSREPFPTLSAHKTTLEFPLDCNTWNGTNACPLRNPISQKFAHDPSKNSQTCPEYFRWIHQDLRHWRQTGITREMVEKARNTAHFRLLIVDGTVYVERFRKSIQSRALFTIWGFVQLARLYPGRLPDLELMFDSDDRPVVQENQFRSPGSEPPPLFRYCSDWRSLDIVFPDWSFWGWAEINIKPWRSVLEEIKEGNKRTKWEDRVPYAYWRGNPHVAPWRGDLMRCNLTQQNDWNTRLYVQDWIAESQQGYKQSSLGDQCTHRYKIYIEGWAWSVSEKYILACDSPTLLMTLRWYDFFIRGMIPQHHYWPVRENDKCKSSKFAVEWGNNHTQKAKAIGEAGSRFIHEDLKMDNVYDYMFHLLNEYAKLLKYKPTIPPNAKELCSESMACSADGNWRKFMEESLEKSPRDISPCTMPPPYEPQEFKAFIDEQEKATREVEAWENEYWNKQNSSK, from the exons ATGAGTACTGGAGTTGATCAAGAAGAGAAGTCAATGAAGATATCTGCTTTCGATGATCAGATATCTAATTTTCAGCTACAAAAATGGTGGAAATCGCTGAAGAAGAAGTCCACTTTGACTGCTACAGCGcttcttgttttcttctttCTCCTCTTACTTTCAGGGCTGGTTTTCTCCGGCTGGCTTGACCTC GCTAGATACGCAGGATTTTCCTCTAGAGAACCTTTTCCTACATTAAGCGCTCACAAAACCACCCTCGAGTTTCCGCTGGACTGCAACACATGGAATGGCACCAATGCATGTCCCCTGAGGAACCCTATTTCGCAAAAATTCGCCCACGATCCCTCGAAAAATTCACAAACCTGCCCCGAGTACTTCCGATGGATCCACCAAGACTTGCGCCACTGGAGGCAGACCGGAATCACGCGTGAAATGGTGGAGAAGGCGCGGAACACCGCGCATTTCAGACTCTTGATCGTAGACGGAACAGTTTACGTGGAGAGGTTTAGGAAGTCGATCCAGAGTCGTGCTCTGTTCACGATATGGGGATTTGTGCAGCTGGCGAGGTTGTACCCAGGGAGATTACCGGATTTGGAGCTCATGTTCGACAGTGATGACAGGCCCGTCGTACAAGAGAATCAATTCCGATCACCGGGCTCGGAGCCTCCGCCGCTGTTCCGGTACTGTTCGGATTGGCGGAGCTTGGATATCGTGTTTCCCGATTGGTCATTTTGGGGCTG GGCAGAGATAAATATAAAGCCATGGAGAAGTGTATTGGAAGAGATAAAAGAAGGGAATAAGAGGACAAAATGGGAGGATAGAGTACCCTACGCCTATTGGAGGGGAAACCCACATGTTGCCCCATGGAGAGGGGACCTTATGCGATGCAATCTCACTCAACAAAATGACTGGAACACACGCCTTTATGTTCAA GATTGGATAGCGGAATCCCAACAAGGGTACAAACAATCAAGTCTTGGAGACCAATGCACCCACAG GTACAAAATTTATATAGAAGGATGGGCATGGTCTGTGAGTGAAAAGTACATCTTAGCCTGTGATTCCCCAACTTTGCTAATGACACTCCGTTGGTACGATTTCTTCATAAGAGGAATGATCCCTCAGCATCACTATTGGCCAGTTAGAGAAAATGACAAATGCAAGTCCTCCAAGTTTGCTGTTGAATGGGGAAACAATCACACTCAGAAG GCGAAGGCCATCGGGGAAGCCGGGAGCCGCTTCATCCACGAAGATTTGAAGATGGACAATGTGTATGATTACATGTTTCACCTGCTGAATGAATATGCAAAGCTCTTAAAGTATAAGCCCACGATTCCTCCAAATGCAAAGGAGCTTTGTTCGGAATCGATGGCGTGCTCTGCGGATGGGAATTGGAGAAAATTCATGGAAGAATCATTGGAGAAGTCCCCAAGGGATATATCTCCATGCACTATGCCTCCACCTTATGAACCTCAAGAATTCAAGGCTTTTATTGATGAACAAGAGAAGGCAACCAGAGAAGTTGAAGCATGGGAGAATGAGTACTGGAACAAACAAAACAGCAGCAAATAA
- the LOC140956655 gene encoding DEAD-box ATP-dependent RNA helicase 6-like produces MNSRARYPPPGMGGGRGGGIHSNAGLNPGFQSRNPAQQYVQRSPAPNNNQSNQFFQNPQPQQWLPRTHLTPADATIDEVEKTVQSEAVDSSAQDWKASLKLPPRDTRFKTEDVTATKGNEFEDYFLKRELLMGIYEKGFERPSPIQEESIPIALTGSDILARAKNGTGKTAAFCIPALEKIDQDKNAIQVVILVPTRELALQTSQVCKELGKHLKIQVMVTTGGTSLKDDIMRLYQPVHLLVGTPGRILDLARKGICILKDCAMLAMDEADKLLSPEFQPSIEQLIGFLPANRQILLFSATFPVTVKDFKDKYLKRPYIINLMDELTLKGITQYFAFVEERQKVHCLNTLFSKLQINQSIIFCNSVNRVELLAKKITELGYSCFYIHAKMLQDHRNRVFHDFRNGACRNLVCTDLFTRGIDIQAVNVVINFDFPKNSETYLHRVGRSGRFGHLGLAVNLITYEDRFNLYRIEQELGTEIKQIPPQIDQAIYCQ; encoded by the exons ATGAATTCGAGAGCGAGATATCCGCCGCCAGGTATGGGAGGCGGCCGAGGAGGCGGAATACATTCAAATGCGGGGCTGAACCCTGGTTTTCAGTCGAGAAACCCTGCTCAGCAGTACGTACAGCGTAGTCCAGCTCCGAATAATAATCAGAGCAATCAGTTTTTTCAAAACCCTCAGCCACAGCAATGGCTGCCAAGAACTCATCTAACGCCAGCTGATGCAACTATCGACGAGGTTGAGAAAACCGTGCAATCTGAAGCTGTAGATTCGAG TGCTCAAGATTGGAAAGCAAGCTTAAAGTTACCGCCTCGGGACACCCGTTTCAAAACTGAG GATGTTACTGCCACGAAAGGAAATGAATTTGAAGACTACTTTTTGAAGCGCGAACTTCTTATGGGAATATATGAGAAGGGTTTTGAGAGGCCATCCCCAATCCAAGAGGAGAGCATACCGATTGCTCTCACTGGCAGTGATATCTTAGCTAGGGCCAAAAATGGAACTGGAAAAACTGCTGCCTTTTGCATTCCTGCCttggaaaaaattgatcaagataaAAATGCTATTCAAG TTGTTATTCTAGTACCGACCCGAGAATTGGCTCTTCAGACATCCCAAGTTTGCAAAGAACTTGGGaagcatttaaaaattcaagtcATGGTAACTACTGGTGGAACAAGCTTAAAAGATGACATAATGCGGCTTTATCAACCAGTTCATCTACTTGTTGGGACTCCTGGAAGAATCCTTGATCTTGCAAGAAAGGGTATTTGCATTTTGAAAGATTGCGCTATGCTAGCAATGGATGAG GCTGATAAGCTTTTGTCACCTGAGTTTCAACCTTCTATTGAGCAGCTGATTGGCTTTTTGCCTGCAAATCGTCAGATTCTCTTGTTTTCTGCTACATTTCCTGTTACGGTGAAAGATTTTAAAGACAAGTACTTGAAAAGGCCTTACATTATCAACCTTATGGATGAGCTTACTCTCAAGGGTATAACTCAGTATTTTGCTTTTGTGGAAGAAAGACAGAAAGTTCACTGCCTCAACACTCTATTTTCGAAG CTTCAAATAAACCAATCTATTATTTTTTGCAATTCTGTGAATCGTGTAGAACTTCTTGCTAAGAAAATTACAGAGCTTGGCTATTCTTGCTTCTATATTCATGCTAAGATGCTTCAAGATCATCGGAATAGAGTATTTCATGACTTCCGCAATGGTGCCTGCAGGAATCTTGTTTGCACTG ACTTATTTACAAGAGGGATAGACATTCAAGCTGTCAATGTCgttattaattttgattttccCAAGAACTCAGAAACATATTTACACAGG GTTGGTCGATCAGGAAGGTTTGGACACCTTGGGTTAGCCGTGAATTTGATCACCTATGAGGATCGCTTCAATTT ATACAGGATTGAACAAGAACTAGGAACAGAGATTAAGCAGATCCCTCCACAAATAGATCAAGCAATCTACTGCCAATGA
- the LOC140956664 gene encoding acetyl-coenzyme A carboxylase carboxyl transferase subunit alpha, chloroplastic-like, whose protein sequence is MNTLSIISGNVWRSGRQDKNSGNGMTLHFANCEFLPRNCSEPPCKDLKGSRLRNGRIFRISAGIKKWKKHDYPWPDNIDPNSQTPLTYLSNFKPLEEKPKPVTLAFEKPLIDLEQKIIEVQRMADDTGLDFTDQINALELKYEQALKDLYAHLTPIQRLNIARHPNRPTVLDHILNITEKWVELHGDRAGYDDPAIVTGIGSIEGRSYMFIGHQKGRNTKENLMRNFAMPTPHGYRKALRMMKYADHHRLPIVTFVDTPGAYADLKSEELGQGEAIAQNLRTMFGLKVPIITVVTGEGGSGGALAIACSNKLLMLENSAFYVASPEACAAILWKSSQAAPKAAEKLRITAQEHYKLRIADGIIPEPLGGAHADPVWSSQRIKDAILQEMEELARMNTEELLQHRRLKFRAIGVGGFREGVEVEPERKRNMKPSEVNTPMFSDIESELEDLKKTILKAMGPPKSDPVTDQKLEKLEKDLDREMTKAFISMGLVDQIESLNLELARSTNIDHSTNQELKEKADKIVLEFKKKLSRPGAYLGLKQKLQTLDMVTRLLELKEKNEKLKIELNHKVLPDVKAKMDTLKIGRDKLSKGDSLDENLEKEIEQAKDGIEELLRSANLELVGTTRRGSMTPRTESSEAILKMNREIKEEIEKAIHEKGLVWKMDELKVEAAKDPNSERVMKLGEEIREAVSAALSESPIKEKLEKLKMEFETSGIEVVEGTVGADNGRS, encoded by the exons ATGAATACCTTATCTATTATATCTGGGAATGTCTGGAGATCCGGAAGACAGGACAAGAATTCAGGAAATGGGATGACTTTGCATTTTgcgaattgtgaatttttacCAAGAAATTGTAGTGAGCCCCCTTGTAAAGATTTGAAAGGTTCAAGGTTAAGAAATGGAAGAATTTTTCGTATTTCCGCGGGGATTAAAAAGTGGAAGAAACATGATTATCCATGGCCGGACAACATTGATCCTAATAGCCAGACGCCCTTGACTTATCTTTCGAACTTCAAGCCTCTCGAGGAGAAACCAAAGCCGGTGACACTTGCTTTTGAGAAGCCACTGATTGATTTGGAGCAGAAGATTATTGAG GTGCAAAGAATGGCTGATGATACTGGATTAGATTTTACGGACCAGATCAATGCTTTGGAGTTGAAGTATGAACAG GCTCTTAAGGATTTATATGCACATTTGACTCCCATCCAACGACTAAACATTGCTCGACATCCAAACAGACCTACCGTACTTGATCATATCCTAAACATCACAGAGAAG TGGGTGGAACTCCATGGAGATCGTGCAGGCTATGACGATCCAGCGATTGTGACTGGTATTGGAAGTATAGAGGGTCGAAGCTACATGTTCATAGGCCATCAGAAAGGACGGAATACAAAGGAAAATTTAATGAGGAACTTTGCGATGCCTACTCCTCACGG TTATAGGAAGGCGTTGCGCATGATGAAATATGCTGATCATCACAGACTTCCCATCGTTACATTTGTAGACACTCCTGGTGCCTATGCTGACCTGAAATCTGAGGAACTTGGCCAG GGTGAGGCCATAGCCCAAAATTTGAGGACAATGTTTGGCCTCAAAGTACCAATCATCACTGTAGTAACAGGTGAAGGTGGTTCCGGTGGTGCCCTGGCAATTGCTTGTTCCAACAAGTTGTTGATGCTTGAAAACTCGGCGTTCTATGTTGCAAG TCCAGAAGCTTGTGCTGCTATATTGTGGAAGTCCTCACAGGCGGCTCCCAAG GCAGCTGAAAAATTGAGGATCACTGCTCAAGAACATTACAAGCTTCGGATAGCCGACGGTATTATTCCT GAGCCTCTTGGCGGTGCACATGCTGATCCTGTATGGTCATCTCAAAGGATCAAGGATGCTATTCTTCAAGAAATGGAG GAATTAGCAAGGATGAACACTGAAGAGCTACTGCAACACAGAAGGCTCAAGTTCCGTGCGATTGGAGTAGGAGGATTCAGAGAAGGAGTCGAGGTGGAACCTGAAAGGAAGCGCAATATGAAGCCATCTGAGGTAAATACGCCCATGTTTTCTGACATAGAATCCGAGCTCGAGGATCTCAAGAAAACGATACTCAAAGCAATGGGACCGCCTAAGTCTGATCCAGTCACCGATCAAAAACTCGAAAAGCTCGAAAAAGATCTAGACCGAGAAATGACGAAGGCATTCATCTCAATGGGGTTGGTCGATCAGATTGAATCCCTTAACTTAGAGCTTGCTAGATCCACCAACATCGATCATTCCACAAACCAAGAATTAAAGGAAAAAGCAGATAAAATCGTActagaattcaagaaaaaactcTCCCGCCCCGGTGCGTATCTTGGCCTAAAACAAAAGCTCCAAACGCTGGACATGGTCACCAGGCTTCTCgagttgaaagaaaaaaatgaaaagctAAAAATTGAGCTTAATCACAAAGTTTTACCAGACGTAAAAGCCAAGATGGACACCTTAAAGATCGGTAGAGACAAGCTATCAAAAGGGGATTCATTGGACGAAAATCTTGAAAAGGAGATAGAACAAGCCAAGGACGGGATCGAAGAGCTCCTTAGATCGGCTAACTTGGAGCTCGTGGGAACGACGAGAAGAGGAAGCATGACTCCACGTACCGAATCGAGTGAAGCAATCTTGAAGATGAATAGAGAGATTAAGGAGGAGATTGAGAAGGCTATACATGAAAAAGGACTCGTTTGGAAAATGGATGAATTGAAAGTCGAAGCTGCGAAGGATCCTAACTCAGAAAGAGTGATGAAACTGGGAGAAGAAATAAGGGAAGCTGTGTCTGCTGCTCTGAGTGAGAGTCCCATTAAAGAGAAGCTTGAGAAGTTGAAAATGGAGTTTGAGACTTCGGGCATAGAAGTCGTGGAAGGGACCGTTGGCGCAGATAATGGGAGATCGTAG
- the LOC140956660 gene encoding LIM domain-containing protein PLIM2c-like isoform X2 — protein sequence MAAFTGTLDKCKACEKTVYFIDLLTTDGAIYHKSCFKCSHCKGTLVMSNYSSMDGVLYCKPHFEQLFKESGNFSKNFQTSKPERENSLTRVSSKVSAMFSGTVDKCPACNKVVYPLEKMAMEGESFHKSCFKCAHGGCPLTHSSYAALDGILYCKVHFQQLFMEKGNYQHVIDAATNKKSGVELVESEAEAAHDDHKPKEEESDAKSEQESESEKAQEQS from the exons ATGGCAGCATTTACAGGAACTTTGGATAAGTGCAAGGCTTGTGAAAAGACGGTTTATTTCATTGATTTGTTGACTACGGATGGAGCAATTTACCATAAATCGTGTTTCAAATGCAGCCACTGCAAAGGAACTCTTGTG ATGAGCAACTACTCTTCAATGGATGGAGTTCTGTACTGCAAGCCACATTTTGAACAACTTTTCAAGGAGTCTGGAAACTTTAGCAAGAATTTTCAAACTT CAAAACCTGAGAGAGAAAATTCGCTG ACAAGGGTGTCTAGCAAGGTCTCTGCCATGTTCTCTGGGACTGTAGATAAATGTCCAGCTTGTAATAAAGTTGTTTACCCCCTGGAGAAG ATGGCAATGGAGGGAGAATCTTTTCACAAGTCATGCTTCAAGTGTGCACATGGAGGTTGTCCTCTCACGCACTCGTCCTATGCTGCATTGGATGGGATCTTATACTGCAAGGTCCATTTTCAACAGTTATTTATGGAGAAAGGAAACTACCAACATGTCATAGATGCTGCCACGAACAAAAAGAGTGGTGTAGAGCTCGTGGAGTCCGAGGCTGAGGCCGCCCACGACGACCACAAGCCAAAGGAGGAAGAGAGTGATGCGAAATCTGAACAAGAATCAGAATCCGAGAAGGCACAAGAACAATCTTag
- the LOC140956660 gene encoding LIM domain-containing protein PLIM2c-like isoform X1 — translation MAAFTGTLDKCKACEKTVYFIDLLTTDGAIYHKSCFKCSHCKGTLVMSNYSSMDGVLYCKPHFEQLFKESGNFSKNFQTSAKPERENSLTRVSSKVSAMFSGTVDKCPACNKVVYPLEKMAMEGESFHKSCFKCAHGGCPLTHSSYAALDGILYCKVHFQQLFMEKGNYQHVIDAATNKKSGVELVESEAEAAHDDHKPKEEESDAKSEQESESEKAQEQS, via the exons ATGGCAGCATTTACAGGAACTTTGGATAAGTGCAAGGCTTGTGAAAAGACGGTTTATTTCATTGATTTGTTGACTACGGATGGAGCAATTTACCATAAATCGTGTTTCAAATGCAGCCACTGCAAAGGAACTCTTGTG ATGAGCAACTACTCTTCAATGGATGGAGTTCTGTACTGCAAGCCACATTTTGAACAACTTTTCAAGGAGTCTGGAAACTTTAGCAAGAATTTTCAAACTT CAGCAAAACCTGAGAGAGAAAATTCGCTG ACAAGGGTGTCTAGCAAGGTCTCTGCCATGTTCTCTGGGACTGTAGATAAATGTCCAGCTTGTAATAAAGTTGTTTACCCCCTGGAGAAG ATGGCAATGGAGGGAGAATCTTTTCACAAGTCATGCTTCAAGTGTGCACATGGAGGTTGTCCTCTCACGCACTCGTCCTATGCTGCATTGGATGGGATCTTATACTGCAAGGTCCATTTTCAACAGTTATTTATGGAGAAAGGAAACTACCAACATGTCATAGATGCTGCCACGAACAAAAAGAGTGGTGTAGAGCTCGTGGAGTCCGAGGCTGAGGCCGCCCACGACGACCACAAGCCAAAGGAGGAAGAGAGTGATGCGAAATCTGAACAAGAATCAGAATCCGAGAAGGCACAAGAACAATCTTag
- the LOC140956546 gene encoding bifunctional protein FolD 4, chloroplastic-like isoform X1, with product MAAAATTSASTAFSSTTDCCNQGAKRVFRITALQVASTRRPSAFKSVRTINTNACTTDSRCSFSGFTKMWSYLSHSAGSAAATITASAKIIDGKSVAKEIRDEIAIEISRMKESIGVVPGLAVILVGDRKDSATYVRNKKKSCESVGIKSYEVHLAEDSSEQEVLKYISGFNDDPSVHGILVQLPLPSHMNEQNVLNAVCIEKDVDGFNPLNIGRLAMRGREPLFVPCTPKGCIELLRRYGVAIKGKRAVVIGRSNIVGMPAALLLQREDATVTIVHSRTKNPEEITREADIVISAVGQPNMVRGSWIKPGSVVIDVGINPVEDAKSPRGYRLVGDVCYEEASQIASAITPVPGGVGPMTIAMLILNTLVAAKRANNFK from the exons ATGGCCGCTGCCGCCACTACATCAGCGTCCACCGCTTTCAGCTCCACCACCGATTGCTGCAATCAGGGGGCCAAAAGAGTGTTCCGAATCACTGCTCTTCAGGTGGCCTCGACTCGACGGCCCTCCGCCTTTAAGAGTGTAAGAACGATCAATACGAATGCGTGTACCACAGACTCACGGTGTTCCTTCTCTGGTTTTACGAAGA TGTGGTCTTATCTTTCTCATTCGGCGGGTTCTGCAGCTGCAACCATCACGGCTTCTGCGAAGATCATTGATGGAAAATCAGTTGCCAAAGAAATCAGAGATGAAATTGCTATTGAGATATCTAGGATGAAAGAGTCTATAGGGGTCGTTCCAGGACTGGCAGTCATTCTCGTCGGAGACAGGAAGGATTCTGCTACTTACGTACGCAACAAGAAGAAATCTTGTGAATCTGTTGGGATCAAGTCATATGAAGTGCATTTGGCTGAAGACTCCTCGGAACAAGAAGTGCTCAAGTATATTTCAGGCTTCAATGATGATCCTTCGGTTCATGGtatccttgttcagttgcctctACCTTCT CATATGAACGAGCAGAATGTCTTGAATGCTGTTTGTATTGAGAAAGATGTCGATGGATTCAACCCTCTTAATATTGGTCGTCTAGCCATGAGAGGTCGAGAACCATTATTTGTTCCTTGTACTCCCAAAGGATGTATAGAGTTATTGCGTAGATATGGTGTTGCGATCAAGGGGAAGAGGGCGGTTGTAATTGGCAGGAGTAATATTGTCGGGATGCCTGCTGCCCTCTTATTGCAA AGGGAAGATGCTACAGTCACTATTGTCCATTCAAGAACAAAAAACCCGGAGGAGATCACAAGAGAAGCAGACATCGTTATCTCAGCTGTGGGGCAGCCAAACATGGTGAGGGGTAGCTGGATCAAGCCTGGCTCTGTTGTCATCGATGTTGGAATAAATCCAGTTGAG GATGCTAAGAGCCCTCGAGGCTATCGACTTGTTGGAGATGTTTGTTATGAGGAGGCAAGCCAGATTGCTTCTGCTATAACCCCTGTTCCTGGGGGAGTTGGCCCTATGACTATAGCCATGCTTATCTTAAACACCCTTGTCGCAGCAAAGAGAGCTAACAACTTCAAATGA
- the LOC140956546 gene encoding bifunctional protein FolD 4, chloroplastic-like isoform X2 gives MAAAATTSASTAFSSTTDCCNQGAKRVFRITALQVASTRRPSAFKSVRTINTNACTTDSRCSFSGFTKTATITASAKIIDGKSVAKEIRDEIAIEISRMKESIGVVPGLAVILVGDRKDSATYVRNKKKSCESVGIKSYEVHLAEDSSEQEVLKYISGFNDDPSVHGILVQLPLPSHMNEQNVLNAVCIEKDVDGFNPLNIGRLAMRGREPLFVPCTPKGCIELLRRYGVAIKGKRAVVIGRSNIVGMPAALLLQREDATVTIVHSRTKNPEEITREADIVISAVGQPNMVRGSWIKPGSVVIDVGINPVEDAKSPRGYRLVGDVCYEEASQIASAITPVPGGVGPMTIAMLILNTLVAAKRANNFK, from the exons ATGGCCGCTGCCGCCACTACATCAGCGTCCACCGCTTTCAGCTCCACCACCGATTGCTGCAATCAGGGGGCCAAAAGAGTGTTCCGAATCACTGCTCTTCAGGTGGCCTCGACTCGACGGCCCTCCGCCTTTAAGAGTGTAAGAACGATCAATACGAATGCGTGTACCACAGACTCACGGTGTTCCTTCTCTGGTTTTACGAAGA CTGCAACCATCACGGCTTCTGCGAAGATCATTGATGGAAAATCAGTTGCCAAAGAAATCAGAGATGAAATTGCTATTGAGATATCTAGGATGAAAGAGTCTATAGGGGTCGTTCCAGGACTGGCAGTCATTCTCGTCGGAGACAGGAAGGATTCTGCTACTTACGTACGCAACAAGAAGAAATCTTGTGAATCTGTTGGGATCAAGTCATATGAAGTGCATTTGGCTGAAGACTCCTCGGAACAAGAAGTGCTCAAGTATATTTCAGGCTTCAATGATGATCCTTCGGTTCATGGtatccttgttcagttgcctctACCTTCT CATATGAACGAGCAGAATGTCTTGAATGCTGTTTGTATTGAGAAAGATGTCGATGGATTCAACCCTCTTAATATTGGTCGTCTAGCCATGAGAGGTCGAGAACCATTATTTGTTCCTTGTACTCCCAAAGGATGTATAGAGTTATTGCGTAGATATGGTGTTGCGATCAAGGGGAAGAGGGCGGTTGTAATTGGCAGGAGTAATATTGTCGGGATGCCTGCTGCCCTCTTATTGCAA AGGGAAGATGCTACAGTCACTATTGTCCATTCAAGAACAAAAAACCCGGAGGAGATCACAAGAGAAGCAGACATCGTTATCTCAGCTGTGGGGCAGCCAAACATGGTGAGGGGTAGCTGGATCAAGCCTGGCTCTGTTGTCATCGATGTTGGAATAAATCCAGTTGAG GATGCTAAGAGCCCTCGAGGCTATCGACTTGTTGGAGATGTTTGTTATGAGGAGGCAAGCCAGATTGCTTCTGCTATAACCCCTGTTCCTGGGGGAGTTGGCCCTATGACTATAGCCATGCTTATCTTAAACACCCTTGTCGCAGCAAAGAGAGCTAACAACTTCAAATGA
- the LOC140957012 gene encoding (+)-neomenthol dehydrogenase-like, which translates to MADNSNKKYAVVTGANRGIGFEICRQLASIGITVVLTARDEKRGLEAVEKLNEESGLSAFVIFHQLDVMDSESVASLAEFVKSQFGKLDVLVNNAAISGAILDRDTFRAAIETVRAGRDREKINWNATSVMTCDLAMEALQTNYYGAKRTTEALLPLLKSSPSPRIVNVSSSMGKLKSIPNEWAKGVLNDTENLTEERIDQVLSEFLKSLKEGSLEAKGWPQFLGAYILSKAAMGAYTRILARKYPSFRINCLCPGFVSTELNFNTGILTIEEGAEGPVMLALLPDDGPSGLFFLRKEVSSFEE; encoded by the exons ATGGCGGATAACTCAAACAAGAA GTATGCTGTGGTTACTGGCGCCAACAGAGGGATTGGATTTGAGATCTGCAGGCAGTTGGCGTCTATAGGGATCACTGTAGTGTTGACGGCTAGAGATGAGAAAAGGGGACTCGAAGCTGTCGAAAAACTGAATGAAGAATCCGGGCTTTCTGCTTTCGTGATTTTTCATCAGCTCGATGTGATGGATTCGGAAAGCGTTGCTTCGCTTGCTGAATTTGTCAAGTCTCAGTTCGGAAAGCTTGATGTTCTG GTGAACAATGCAGCGATTTCTGGAGCCATACTCGATAGGGATACTTTCCGGGCAGCAATCGAGACCGTCCGCGCCGGG AGAGACAGAGAAAAAATCAATTGGAATGCCACATCTGTTATGACTTGTGACTTGGCCATGGAAGCTCTTCAAACAAATTACTATGGTGCAAAAAGGACCACTGAAGCTCTGCTTCCTCTTCTCAAGTCTTCTCCTTCGCCAAGAATCGTTAACGTTTCGTCTTCAATGGGCAAGTTAAAG AGCATACCGAATGAATGGGCTAAAGGGGTACTCAACGATACTGAAAATCTTACAGAAGAGAGGATCGACCAAGTATTGAGCGAATTCTTGAAAAGTTTGAAGGAGGGGTCATTAGAAGCTAAAGGCTGGCCGCAATTTCTCGGTGCTTACATTTTGTCGAAAGCAGCCATGGGTGCATATACGAGGATTTTAGCTAGAAAGTACCCTAGTTTTCGGATAAATTGCTTGTGTCCAGGATTCGTCTCGACAGAACTTAACTTCAATACTGGCATATTGACGATCGAAGAGGGTGCGGAAGGCCCGGTGATGCTGGCGCTGTTACCCGATGATGGCCCGTCTGGCTTGTTCTTTCTCCGCAAAGAAGTGTCGTCTTTCGAAGAATGA